The following proteins come from a genomic window of Dongia rigui:
- a CDS encoding arsenate reductase ArsC: MTTKTYNVLFLCTGNSARSILAESILRKDGAPHFNAFSAGNMPKGEVHPMALKVLGDAGYPTHGFRSKSWEEFAAPGAAQMDFIFTVCDNAAGEVCPVWPGQPMSAHWGIEDPAAVTSSPMEQEAAFVAALRYMKNRIGAFTALPLASLDRLTLGAKLGEIGASQGASKKRPDVA, from the coding sequence CTTTTCCTCTGCACCGGCAATTCGGCGCGCTCGATCCTTGCCGAGAGTATCTTGCGCAAGGACGGTGCGCCGCATTTCAACGCCTTCTCGGCGGGGAACATGCCAAAGGGAGAGGTGCATCCGATGGCACTGAAGGTCCTCGGCGATGCCGGCTACCCGACCCACGGTTTCCGTTCGAAAAGCTGGGAAGAGTTTGCAGCACCTGGCGCAGCGCAGATGGATTTCATCTTCACGGTCTGCGACAACGCCGCGGGCGAGGTCTGCCCGGTCTGGCCGGGCCAGCCAATGTCGGCACATTGGGGCATCGAGGATCCGGCCGCAGTGACGTCATCGCCCATGGAGCAGGAGGCGGCCTTCGTCGCGGCGCTGCGCTATATGAAGAACCGCATCGGCGCCTTCACCGCCTTGCCGCTTGCCAGCCTCGACCGCTTGACCTTGGGCGCAAAACTGGGCGAGATCGGCGCCAGTCAGGGTGCCTCGAAAAAACGCCCGGACGTGGCCTGA
- the arsB gene encoding ACR3 family arsenite efflux transporter gives MGLFERYLTLWVALCIGAGIILGYLMPGFFSLVAGAELAKVNLPVAILIWAMIVPMLLKIDFAALGGVRAHWRGVGVTLLVNWAVKPFSMALLGTLFLGTLFAPLLDPSQISSYIAGLILLAAAPCTAMVFVWSNLVDGEPHFTLSQVALNDLIMVVAFAPIVALLLGVASITIPWETLLLSVVLYIVIPVVVAQVLRRWLLQSGGLDRALAAMRPLSLGALLLTLVLLFGFQGREIIAQPLTIALIAVPILIQVYLNAGIAYLLSRRLGVAWCVAGPAALIGASNFFELAVAAAISLFGLNSGAALATVVGVLVEVPVMLSVVRIVRASKGWYEAKDAVTRTAP, from the coding sequence ATGGGACTTTTTGAACGTTACCTGACCCTGTGGGTGGCGCTGTGCATCGGCGCCGGGATCATCCTTGGCTATCTGATGCCGGGTTTCTTCAGCCTGGTGGCCGGCGCCGAACTGGCCAAGGTCAATCTGCCGGTCGCCATCCTGATCTGGGCGATGATCGTGCCGATGCTGTTGAAGATCGATTTCGCGGCCCTTGGCGGCGTGCGCGCGCATTGGCGCGGCGTCGGTGTGACCCTGCTGGTCAATTGGGCGGTGAAGCCGTTTTCGATGGCGCTGCTGGGGACACTCTTCCTCGGCACCCTTTTCGCGCCGCTGCTCGACCCATCGCAGATCTCGTCTTACATCGCTGGACTCATTCTGCTGGCCGCCGCCCCTTGCACGGCGATGGTCTTCGTCTGGTCCAATCTGGTGGATGGCGAGCCGCATTTCACCCTGAGTCAGGTGGCGCTCAACGATCTCATCATGGTCGTTGCCTTTGCCCCCATCGTGGCGCTGCTGCTGGGCGTCGCCTCGATTACCATCCCGTGGGAGACGCTGCTGCTGTCGGTCGTGCTCTATATCGTCATTCCGGTCGTGGTCGCGCAGGTGCTGCGGCGCTGGCTGCTGCAAAGCGGGGGCCTCGACCGCGCACTTGCCGCCATGCGACCCTTGTCGCTGGGCGCGCTGCTGCTGACCTTGGTGCTGCTGTTCGGTTTTCAGGGCCGCGAGATCATTGCCCAGCCGCTCACCATCGCGCTCATCGCCGTGCCGATCCTCATTCAGGTCTATCTCAATGCCGGCATCGCCTATCTCCTGAGCCGGCGCTTAGGCGTGGCGTGGTGTGTGGCGGGACCGGCAGCCCTCATCGGCGCCAGCAATTTCTTCGAACTGGCGGTCGCCGCGGCGATCAGCCTTTTCGGCTTGAATTCGGGTGCAGCCCTTGCCACCGTGGTCGGCGTCCTGGTCGAAGTGCCGGTGATGCTGTCGGTCGTGCGCATCGTGCGCGCGAGCAAGGGTTGGTATGAGGCCAAGGATGCTGTCACTCGCACCGCTCCATGA
- the arsN2 gene encoding arsenic resistance N-acetyltransferase ArsN2, producing MLSLAPLHELQELATALRQADLPTGDLDAAGRRFFRAAEAGGGVIGYGGFEGSGNDQLLRSVVIAPASRGRGHGRALVDALLAQARNDGAARVWLMTTDAMDFFRHLGFADAAREAAPSVVTQSLQFTTLCPASAKLLVKDI from the coding sequence ATGCTGTCACTCGCACCGCTCCATGAGTTGCAGGAACTTGCCACCGCGCTGAGGCAAGCCGATCTCCCCACCGGCGATCTCGATGCCGCGGGGCGGCGCTTCTTCCGCGCCGCCGAGGCGGGCGGCGGCGTGATCGGCTATGGCGGGTTCGAGGGCAGCGGCAATGATCAATTGTTGCGCTCGGTCGTCATCGCCCCGGCTTCGCGCGGTCGCGGTCACGGGCGGGCGCTGGTCGATGCGCTGCTGGCGCAAGCCCGTAACGACGGCGCGGCACGCGTCTGGCTGATGACCACGGATGCGATGGATTTCTTCCGGCATCTGGGCTTTGCCGATGCCGCGCGCGAGGCGGCACCCAGCGTGGTGACCCAGTCGCTGCAATTCACCACCCTGTGCCCGGCAAGTGCCAAGCTGTTGGTGAAGGACATCTGA
- a CDS encoding FAD-binding oxidoreductase gives MTAAAPRPQRNLNVPGLVAALQKILKADQVSTNAGIRDRHGHDESYHESHAPDVVVFPESTEEVSAIAKVAAEFGAPVIPFGVGTSLEGHVAALDGGISIDMGRMNKVIEVNADDLDVKVQAGVTRKALNAYIKDQGLFFPIDPGADATIGGMTATRASGTNAVRYGTMRENVLGLTVVLADGRIIQTGGRSRKSAAGYDLTRLFVGSEGTLGIITEIRLRLYGVPEAMAAAVANFPDIGSAVNTVIRTIQAGVPVARIELLDEVQIDAINKYSKLNFAVRPTLFFEFHGTETGVAEQSALVNEIGAEFGMSDFNWTSKAEDRNKMWQARHDAFYAGLALRPGAKGWPTDVCVPISRLANCILETKADVAASGLLTPLVGHVGDGNFHLCIILNPDDAEEAARAKALTDRLAHRAIAMGGTCTGEHGIGYGKIPFLEAEHGSAVAVMRQLKTTLDPDNRMNPGKIFRA, from the coding sequence ATGACCGCCGCAGCTCCCCGCCCGCAACGCAATCTCAACGTCCCCGGCCTCGTCGCGGCGTTGCAGAAGATCCTGAAAGCCGATCAGGTCTCGACCAATGCCGGCATCCGCGACCGGCACGGGCATGACGAATCCTATCACGAGAGCCATGCGCCGGATGTCGTCGTGTTTCCGGAATCGACCGAAGAGGTTTCTGCCATCGCCAAGGTCGCGGCCGAGTTCGGGGCACCCGTCATTCCCTTCGGTGTCGGCACCTCATTGGAGGGCCATGTGGCGGCACTCGATGGCGGCATCAGCATCGACATGGGCCGCATGAACAAGGTGATCGAGGTCAATGCCGACGATCTCGACGTCAAGGTCCAGGCCGGGGTGACCCGGAAGGCGCTCAACGCCTATATCAAGGACCAGGGCCTCTTCTTCCCGATCGATCCCGGCGCCGATGCCACCATCGGCGGCATGACGGCGACGCGAGCGTCCGGCACCAATGCGGTGCGCTACGGCACCATGCGCGAGAACGTGCTGGGCCTCACCGTGGTGCTGGCCGATGGCCGCATCATCCAAACCGGCGGCCGGTCGCGGAAATCGGCGGCGGGCTATGACCTGACGCGCCTCTTCGTCGGCTCCGAAGGGACACTCGGCATCATCACCGAGATCCGCCTGCGCCTTTACGGTGTCCCGGAAGCGATGGCGGCGGCGGTCGCCAATTTCCCCGATATCGGGTCGGCGGTGAACACCGTCATCCGCACCATCCAGGCCGGCGTCCCCGTGGCGCGCATCGAGCTCCTCGACGAAGTGCAGATCGACGCCATCAACAAATATTCCAAGCTCAATTTCGCCGTGCGCCCGACCCTGTTCTTCGAATTCCACGGCACCGAGACCGGCGTTGCCGAGCAATCGGCGCTGGTGAACGAGATCGGCGCCGAGTTCGGCATGAGCGATTTCAACTGGACCTCGAAGGCCGAAGACCGCAACAAAATGTGGCAGGCCCGCCATGACGCCTTCTATGCGGGCCTGGCCCTTCGCCCCGGCGCCAAGGGCTGGCCGACCGATGTCTGCGTGCCGATCTCGAGGCTTGCCAATTGCATTCTGGAAACCAAGGCGGATGTGGCGGCCTCCGGCCTGCTCACGCCTTTGGTCGGCCATGTGGGTGACGGCAATTTCCACCTCTGCATCATCTTGAACCCGGATGATGCCGAAGAAGCCGCCCGTGCCAAGGCTTTGACCGACCGCCTCGCGCATCGCGCCATTGCCATGGGCGGCACCTGCACCGGCGAACACGGCATCGGCTATGGCAAGATCCCTTTCCTCGAGGCCGAACACGGCTCCGCCGTCGCCGTCATGCGCCAGCTGAAGACGACCCTCGATCCCGACAACCGCATGAACCCCGGCAAGATTTTCAGGGCGTAA
- a CDS encoding hydantoinase B/oxoprolinase family protein, which yields MANSWQFWIDRGGTFTDIVAKAPDGRLITHKLLSENPERYKDAAMAGIRAILGLAPDAALPADVAAIKMGTTVATNALLERKGEAVVLAVTRGFKDALRIAYQNRPKIFARRIDLPELLHRDVIEIEERVDTAGRVLTPLDLHKARADFKAAYAKGYRAIAILLMHGFRYHAHEQALKKLAEETGFTQISVSHEVSPLMKLVSRGDTTVVDAYLSPILRRYVDQVAGEIGNKTTRLMFMQSNGGLTDAAKFQGKDSILSGPAGGIVGAVETARQAGFGEIIGFDMGGTSTDVSHFNGAFERTYEAQVAGVRMRAPMMLIHTVAAGGGSILHFDGSRYRVGPDSAGANPGPASYRRGGPLAVTDCNVMMGRLHPDHFPKVFGPNGDAPLDRDVVVAKFKALAADIAKATGKAPKPEDIAEGFLDIAVANMANAIKEISIQRGYDVSKYALACFGGAGGQHACRVADALGMTKIFLHPLAGVLSAYGMGLADIRAIRHKTVEAALDQHLVTGLATELETMAQAVRTEIAAQGIAPAEIDLRRQVHVKYAGTDAPLITDFGTAAEIQAGFEDGHRQRYGFIVPSKSLIVDSISVEAIGKTEQVVDPLLTPMAGDAKPLATVPFWAHGEALTAPVFDRAALRPGQQIDGPAIILEPISTNVVEPGWRGVLNERGHLVMERYVAARRQHAVGTEVDPVMLEIFNNLFMSIAEQMGSTLEKTSHSVNIKERLDFSCALFDSKGHLIANAPHMPVHLGSMGESVESVIGTHATKDGGTDMRPGDVYVLNAPYNGGTHLPDITVVTPVFDDGGSRILFYVASRGHHADIGGLTPGSMPPYSRTVEEEGVLIDNVKLVDQGVMLEKEMRKLLASGKYPARNPDQNIADLGAQIAANEKGVQELHRMVAQFSLPVVDAYMGHVKANAAEQVRRVLDRLTDGSFAYEMDDGAVIKVAVTVDHQARRAKVDFTGTSAQLGTNFNAPSAVAKAAVLYVFRTLIDDEIPMNQGCLDPLDIVIPDGSMLKPHYPAAVVAGNVETSQCITDALYGAMNVMAAAQGTMNNFTFGNQRHQYYETIAGGSGAGADFDGTDAVQTHMTNSRLTDPEVLEFRFPVLLEDFHIRKGSGGKGRHKGGDGVVRRVRFLEEMTAGILSGHRRVAPYGLQGGGEGALGKNSVIRADGKVEILKGTDGAEMQPGDVFLIETPGGGGFGRA from the coding sequence GTGGCTAACTCCTGGCAGTTCTGGATCGATCGCGGCGGCACATTCACCGACATCGTGGCAAAGGCGCCGGATGGGCGGCTCATCACGCATAAGCTGCTCTCGGAAAATCCGGAACGCTACAAGGACGCAGCAATGGCTGGCATCCGCGCCATTCTGGGTCTGGCACCCGACGCAGCACTCCCCGCCGATGTCGCCGCCATCAAGATGGGCACCACCGTCGCCACCAACGCGCTCCTCGAGCGCAAGGGCGAGGCGGTGGTGCTGGCGGTAACCCGGGGCTTCAAGGATGCCCTGCGCATCGCCTATCAAAACCGCCCCAAGATCTTCGCCCGCCGCATCGATCTCCCCGAACTCCTCCACCGCGACGTGATCGAGATCGAGGAGCGCGTCGATACGGCTGGCCGGGTCCTGACGCCCCTCGACCTCCACAAGGCGCGTGCCGATTTCAAGGCGGCCTACGCCAAGGGCTACCGCGCCATCGCCATCCTCTTGATGCACGGCTTCCGCTACCACGCCCATGAACAGGCCCTAAAAAAGCTGGCCGAGGAAACCGGCTTCACCCAAATTTCGGTCAGCCACGAAGTCTCGCCGCTGATGAAATTGGTGAGCCGCGGCGACACCACGGTGGTCGATGCCTATCTCTCGCCGATCCTGCGCCGCTATGTCGATCAGGTGGCAGGCGAGATCGGCAACAAGACGACGCGCCTCATGTTCATGCAGTCGAATGGCGGCTTGACCGACGCCGCCAAGTTCCAGGGCAAGGACAGCATCCTCTCTGGCCCCGCCGGCGGTATCGTCGGTGCGGTGGAGACGGCGCGGCAAGCGGGTTTTGGCGAGATCATCGGCTTCGACATGGGCGGCACCTCGACCGACGTCTCCCATTTCAACGGTGCGTTCGAGCGCACTTACGAAGCGCAGGTGGCGGGCGTGCGGATGCGCGCCCCCATGATGCTGATCCACACCGTGGCGGCTGGCGGCGGCTCGATCCTGCATTTCGACGGCAGCCGCTATCGCGTCGGCCCGGATTCCGCCGGTGCCAATCCGGGGCCGGCCTCCTACCGCCGCGGCGGGCCGCTCGCTGTCACCGACTGCAATGTCATGATGGGCCGGCTTCATCCCGATCATTTCCCCAAAGTATTCGGCCCGAATGGCGATGCGCCCCTCGATCGCGACGTGGTGGTGGCGAAGTTCAAGGCGCTCGCCGCCGACATCGCCAAGGCGACCGGCAAGGCGCCGAAGCCCGAAGACATCGCCGAAGGCTTCCTCGACATCGCCGTCGCCAACATGGCCAACGCCATCAAGGAAATCTCGATCCAGCGCGGCTATGACGTCAGCAAGTATGCCCTCGCTTGCTTCGGCGGCGCCGGTGGCCAGCATGCCTGCCGTGTGGCCGATGCGCTGGGCATGACCAAGATCTTCCTGCACCCGCTGGCCGGCGTGCTCTCGGCCTATGGCATGGGCCTTGCCGACATCCGTGCCATCCGCCACAAGACGGTCGAAGCAGCACTCGACCAGCATCTCGTGACCGGTCTTGCGACCGAACTCGAAACAATGGCGCAAGCGGTCCGGACCGAAATCGCCGCGCAAGGCATCGCGCCTGCCGAGATCGATCTGCGGCGCCAGGTGCATGTCAAATATGCCGGCACGGACGCCCCGCTCATCACCGATTTCGGCACCGCCGCCGAGATCCAGGCGGGCTTCGAGGACGGGCATCGCCAGCGCTACGGCTTCATCGTGCCCTCAAAGTCCCTCATCGTCGATTCGATCTCGGTCGAGGCGATCGGCAAGACCGAGCAGGTGGTCGATCCCTTGCTGACACCCATGGCGGGCGATGCAAAGCCGCTCGCCACCGTGCCCTTCTGGGCGCATGGCGAAGCCCTGACCGCCCCCGTCTTTGACCGCGCGGCCTTGCGCCCCGGCCAGCAGATCGATGGCCCCGCCATCATCCTCGAGCCGATTTCGACCAACGTCGTCGAACCCGGCTGGCGCGGCGTCTTGAACGAGCGCGGCCATCTGGTGATGGAGCGCTATGTCGCCGCCCGGCGCCAGCATGCGGTCGGTACCGAAGTCGACCCGGTGATGCTGGAGATCTTCAACAACCTCTTCATGTCGATTGCCGAGCAGATGGGCTCGACGCTTGAGAAGACCAGCCATTCGGTCAACATCAAGGAGCGGCTCGATTTCTCCTGCGCGCTCTTTGATTCAAAGGGCCATCTCATCGCCAACGCGCCGCATATGCCGGTGCATCTGGGCTCCATGGGCGAGAGTGTCGAGAGTGTCATTGGCACCCATGCGACAAAGGATGGCGGCACCGATATGCGCCCCGGCGATGTCTATGTGCTGAACGCGCCCTATAACGGCGGCACGCATCTCCCCGACATCACCGTGGTGACGCCGGTCTTCGACGATGGGGGGAGCCGCATCCTCTTTTATGTGGCAAGCCGCGGCCATCATGCCGATATCGGCGGCCTCACGCCCGGCTCCATGCCGCCCTACAGCCGCACGGTCGAGGAAGAAGGCGTCCTCATCGACAATGTGAAACTGGTCGATCAGGGCGTCATGCTGGAGAAGGAGATGCGCAAGCTGCTCGCCTCCGGCAAATACCCGGCGCGCAACCCCGACCAGAACATCGCCGATCTGGGTGCACAAATAGCCGCCAATGAAAAGGGCGTGCAGGAACTCCACCGCATGGTGGCGCAGTTCTCGCTGCCCGTGGTCGATGCCTATATGGGGCATGTGAAGGCCAATGCCGCCGAACAGGTCCGCCGCGTGCTCGACCGCCTCACCGACGGCAGCTTCGCCTATGAAATGGATGACGGCGCCGTCATCAAGGTGGCCGTCACGGTCGATCACCAGGCGCGCCGCGCCAAGGTCGATTTCACTGGCACCTCGGCGCAGCTGGGCACCAATTTCAACGCGCCTTCCGCCGTCGCGAAGGCCGCCGTGCTCTATGTCTTCCGGACCCTCATCGATGACGAGATCCCGATGAACCAGGGATGCCTCGACCCGCTCGACATCGTCATCCCCGATGGCTCGATGCTCAAACCACATTATCCGGCGGCGGTGGTTGCCGGCAATGTCGAGACCTCGCAATGCATCACCGATGCGCTCTATGGCGCCATGAATGTGATGGCGGCGGCGCAGGGCACGATGAACAACTTCACCTTCGGCAATCAGCGCCATCAATATTACGAGACCATCGCCGGCGGTTCCGGTGCGGGTGCGGATTTCGACGGCACTGATGCCGTGCAGACGCATATGACCAATTCGCGCCTCACCGATCCCGAAGTGCTGGAATTCCGCTTCCCCGTGCTGCTGGAGGATTTCCACATCCGCAAGGGCAGCGGCGGCAAGGGCCGGCACAAAGGCGGCGACGGCGTCGTGCGTCGCGTCCGCTTCCTGGAGGAGATGACCGCCGGCATCCTCTCCGGCCATCGCCGCGTGGCGCCTTACGGCTTGCAGGGCGGCGGGGAAGGGGCGCTGGGCAAGAACAGCGTCATCCGCGCCGATGGCAAGGTCGAAATCTTAAAAGGCACCGACGGTGCCGAGATGCAGCCAGGCGACGTCTTCCTGATCGAAACCCCCGGTGGCGGCGGTTTTGGGCGGGCGTAG
- a CDS encoding M24 family metallopeptidase, producing the protein MSLHFTREEFAARRKATIAALEARGLSGLLMFRQESMYYLSGYDTFGYVFFQCYYLGADGRQFLLTRAPDLRQAQLTSDIADIRVWVDGPDANPSAELRDMLKSWGLSGKKLGIEWDAYGLTAKNGMRMAAAFEGFATLVDASDIVSKQRLVKSASELAYVEKAAHLADLALDEAHRLAAPGVHGAEILAAMQSIIIRNDGDDPANEFIIGSGPEALLCRYHSGRRVLEKDDQLTLEFAGVFRHYHSALMRTIPIGKVPPRQVEMHKVAVDALEACKAALIPGRPIGEVFDAHSRVLDAAGYQAYRMNATGYSLGTTFAPNWMDYPMFYHGNAELAAPNQVFFIHLIIFDSERGLAMTSGQTVVVTETGCRVLSKRGTELVTR; encoded by the coding sequence ATGTCGCTGCACTTCACCCGCGAGGAATTCGCCGCCCGCCGTAAGGCCACCATCGCCGCCCTTGAGGCGCGCGGCCTCTCCGGACTGCTGATGTTCCGGCAGGAGAGCATGTATTACCTCTCCGGCTACGACACCTTCGGCTATGTCTTCTTCCAATGCTATTACCTCGGCGCCGATGGCCGGCAGTTCCTCCTCACCCGCGCGCCCGATCTCCGGCAGGCGCAGCTCACCTCGGACATCGCCGATATCCGCGTCTGGGTCGACGGGCCGGACGCCAATCCGTCCGCTGAACTCCGCGATATGCTGAAATCCTGGGGACTTTCGGGGAAGAAGCTCGGCATCGAATGGGATGCCTATGGCTTGACCGCCAAGAACGGCATGCGGATGGCGGCGGCGTTCGAGGGTTTTGCGACGCTCGTCGATGCCAGCGACATCGTCTCCAAGCAGCGTCTGGTGAAGTCGGCCAGCGAACTTGCCTATGTCGAGAAGGCGGCGCACCTTGCCGATCTGGCACTTGATGAGGCGCATCGCCTGGCAGCCCCCGGCGTGCATGGTGCCGAAATCCTCGCCGCCATGCAGAGCATCATCATCCGCAACGATGGCGACGATCCGGCCAATGAATTCATCATCGGCTCGGGTCCGGAAGCGCTGCTGTGCCGATATCATTCCGGCCGCCGCGTGCTGGAAAAGGACGACCAGCTCACCCTCGAATTCGCCGGTGTCTTCCGCCACTACCATTCGGCCCTGATGCGCACCATTCCCATCGGCAAGGTGCCGCCGCGCCAGGTCGAGATGCACAAGGTCGCCGTCGATGCGCTGGAGGCGTGCAAGGCAGCCCTCATCCCCGGCCGCCCGATCGGCGAGGTGTTCGACGCCCATTCGCGCGTGCTCGATGCCGCCGGTTATCAAGCCTACCGGATGAACGCCACCGGCTATTCCCTCGGCACGACCTTCGCGCCCAATTGGATGGATTATCCGATGTTCTATCACGGCAATGCGGAGCTGGCGGCACCCAACCAGGTGTTCTTCATCCACCTCATCATCTTCGACTCTGAGCGCGGCCTCGCCATGACATCCGGGCAAACGGTCGTTGTGACCGAGACCGGCTGCCGCGTACTATCCAAGCGCGGCACGGAACTGGTGACGCGCTAG
- a CDS encoding IclR family transcriptional regulator, with protein sequence MRQVRIQSLARADQILETLAREPAEGCRLQDVVARTGLKPVTALTLLQSLVALKLAEQVGKRGRYRLGPRLLQLGRKVEARLDIIALARPALVRLCQQSGEMVNLLVPAATTMVVVESLEGEVFLKATPLKGRDLPMHGTASGKCFLAFSGDAVQRQVLSALTFTKTTQKTIGDAKRLEKEFAKIRKAGYATEEDEYTADTVALAVPILDQGGKIRATLSLHGPGARFGAARRPRLLSMLQKEAQRIGKLLL encoded by the coding sequence ATGAGACAGGTCCGAATCCAATCCCTGGCCCGCGCCGATCAGATCCTGGAGACGCTTGCCCGGGAACCGGCGGAAGGGTGCCGCCTGCAGGACGTCGTGGCGCGCACGGGCCTGAAGCCCGTGACGGCGCTGACCTTGCTGCAGAGCCTGGTCGCATTGAAGCTCGCGGAACAAGTGGGCAAGCGCGGCCGCTACCGGCTGGGGCCGCGCCTGCTGCAACTGGGGCGGAAGGTCGAGGCGCGGCTCGACATCATTGCGCTTGCCCGCCCCGCGCTGGTGCGCCTCTGCCAGCAATCGGGGGAGATGGTCAATCTGCTGGTCCCAGCCGCCACCACCATGGTCGTGGTCGAGAGCCTGGAAGGCGAGGTGTTCCTAAAGGCCACGCCCTTGAAAGGCCGCGACCTGCCCATGCACGGCACGGCATCGGGGAAGTGCTTCCTCGCTTTCTCAGGGGACGCGGTACAGCGCCAAGTGCTCAGTGCACTCACCTTCACCAAGACGACGCAGAAGACGATCGGCGATGCCAAGCGCCTGGAGAAAGAATTCGCGAAGATCCGGAAGGCCGGCTATGCGACGGAGGAGGATGAATACACCGCCGACACCGTGGCGCTCGCCGTGCCGATCCTCGACCAGGGCGGAAAGATCCGCGCGACGCTGAGCCTGCACGGACCGGGCGCGCGGTTCGGCGCCGCGCGGCGGCCAAGGTTGCTTTCGATGTTGCAGAAGGAAGCGCAGCGAATCGGCAAGCTGCTGCTCTAG
- a CDS encoding alcohol dehydrogenase catalytic domain-containing protein, whose amino-acid sequence MTTGPGGYDRLDFRDVPIPVPMAGEALVKVLAAGINNTDINTRLGWYSSRVTAGTAEAAGAMPAADGGWNGASPFPFIQGTDCCGRVAAIGPGGDASLLGQRVLVRPCMRPQGFSSLDMKWLGSDFDGAFADYAVVPQAELFPIASQWSDAELATIPCAYGTAENMLHRAGVSAGERVLVTGASGGVGSAAVQLAKRRGAWVAAVTTADKAAALLHLGADHIIDRALGIPADLAGTFAVAVDNVAGPGFGGVLTALARGGCYVTSGAIAGPVVALDMRDLYLQDLTLIGCTAWDAPVFPNLIGYIERNEIRPLVAGTFPLQEIAEAQRAFLEKRHVGNFVLIPPGAA is encoded by the coding sequence GTGACCACCGGCCCCGGTGGTTACGACCGGCTCGATTTTCGCGACGTGCCCATCCCTGTGCCGATGGCGGGCGAGGCTTTGGTCAAGGTCCTTGCGGCCGGTATCAACAACACCGACATCAACACCCGCCTCGGCTGGTACTCGTCGCGCGTGACGGCTGGGACGGCCGAAGCCGCCGGCGCCATGCCGGCCGCGGATGGCGGCTGGAATGGGGCCAGCCCATTTCCCTTCATCCAAGGGACGGATTGCTGCGGCAGGGTCGCTGCCATCGGTCCCGGTGGCGATGCATCGCTGCTCGGGCAGCGCGTGCTGGTGCGCCCCTGCATGCGCCCCCAGGGCTTCTCCAGCCTGGACATGAAGTGGCTGGGATCGGATTTCGATGGTGCCTTTGCCGACTATGCCGTCGTGCCGCAAGCCGAGCTCTTTCCCATCGCCAGCCAATGGAGCGATGCGGAACTGGCGACCATTCCCTGTGCCTACGGCACGGCGGAGAACATGCTGCACCGCGCCGGTGTCAGCGCGGGCGAGAGAGTGCTGGTGACCGGCGCTTCCGGCGGTGTCGGCTCGGCGGCCGTGCAGCTTGCCAAGCGGCGGGGCGCCTGGGTGGCGGCCGTGACGACGGCGGATAAAGCCGCGGCACTTCTTCACCTCGGCGCCGATCACATCATCGATCGCGCATTGGGTATCCCCGCGGATCTTGCCGGCACCTTTGCCGTCGCTGTCGACAATGTGGCTGGGCCAGGTTTCGGCGGCGTGCTGACGGCCCTTGCACGCGGTGGCTGCTATGTCACTTCCGGCGCCATCGCCGGCCCGGTGGTGGCGCTCGATATGCGGGATCTATATTTGCAGGATCTTACCTTGATCGGCTGCACCGCCTGGGACGCGCCCGTCTTTCCGAATTTGATCGGCTATATCGAACGCAACGAAATCAGGCCGTTGGTCGCAGGCACTTTCCCGCTGCAGGAGATCGCCGAGGCGCAGCGCGCCTTTCTCGAGAAAAGGCATGTCGGCAATTTCGTGCTGATACCGCCCGGCGCCGCCTAG